The nucleotide window TTTTATTCTCAGACTTCTTACGGATTTAGCCATTGAAACAGATTAATTCATACTTTTGCTGCAGGAAATAAACCATTTATTTCACATTTAAACTAATTGGTTGCCAGCAATTCAGGAGAACACTTTTTCATGAAAGATAAGTATTCTGATCTTTTCCAGGTCTGGGAGGAACTTTATCCTGAACAGCCGTCCGATATGCTGAAAGTTTTTACTGCCGAAATCGACCGGTTCATGACAGCTAAAACTCTTCCTCCATTAGAAAAGGAGTGGTATAAGGACGCTGTCGTTTATTCCCTTTATGTCGATCTTTTTAATAAGGATTTTGTCGGGCTTACCGCGCGCCTTGATTATTTGCAGAGCCTTGGCGTCAATTGCCTGTGGCTACTGCCTATCCTTGAGTCACCCATGCGTGATGCTGGTTTTGATATCAGCGATTACCGGAGGATCAGGAAAGAGCTTGCAGGCCTGGGTGAAAATGCCACGGATGACCAGATGCGTAAATTGTTCGGGAACTTCCTGAAGGAGGCACACAGCCGTGGATTACGGGTAATTTTTGATATCGCGACAAATCATATTTCCGAACATCATGCCTGGTTTAAAGAGGCCAGGAAATCGAAGGATAGCCCTTTTCGTAATTTCTTTATATGGAGCAAGGATGGCAAAGAATATGCCGATGCCCGGATCATCTTCTATGGCATTGAGGAAAGCAATTGGAAGAAAGAAGGTGATGAGTATTATTTTCACCGCTTCTTCGATTTTCAGCCCGACCTGAATTACCGGAACCCTCAGGTTCTCATCGAAATGTCGCGTAACCTCCTCTTTTGGATGGAACGGGGCGTGGATGGTTTCAGGGCTGATGCGATCCCTTATATCTGGAAAGAAGAAGGCACTGCCTGCGAAAATCTTCCAAAAACCCACGCTATTGTCAGGTTTTTCCGGACAGTGATCGACCTGGTCAGGCCTAATACGCTTTTACTGGCTGAAGCCTGTCAGAAACCACATGAGGTTGTGAAATATTTTGGCAATGGAGATGAATGCAATGCCGGGTATCATTTTCCGCTGATGCCTCAGATCTTTAAATCGGTGGCCATGGCAAACCGCACACCTGTAGTAGAAACCCTCAGCCTGGCAGTGACGCCGGAAATACCTGCCGGTGCCCAATGGTTTACCTTCCTGCGATGTCATGATGAGTTGAGCCTGGAATTGGTTTATGTCACCGAAGAGGACCGGAAATACATCCATGAGCATTATTGCCGTAAGCCTGAGTGGGACTTCCGACTAGGACAGGGGATTTCGGCCCGACTGGCAGAGCTGATGGAACGTGATCCCGCCCGAATCGGGCTGATCTATTCCATCATGCTTTCACTTCCCGGAACGCCGGTGATTTATTATGGCGATGAATTCGGAAAGTTCAATGATGAGGCTTATTACCAGGAAATGAAGACGACAGTGGGCAAAGATGATACCCGCTTCCTGGTCAGGGGAAAAATAGACTGGAACAGTGTCAAATCGGCACTTGCCCGGCCCGGCTCTTTCGAATCCCTTGTTTTTATCCAGGTAAAGACGATGCTCCATGCACGCAATGCTTACCCGGTTTTCGGCAGGGGAAAACTTTCCTGGGTGGACCTTCAGAAACCTGATGGCCGGCAAGCTGGTGAAATCATGGCTTATTACAGGAGGTTTGATAATATTGATATCCTGGTCGTTCAGAATCTCTCCGCTGATGAAATCAGCCTGAAATGGGATATTTCCTTCAGAAAAAGCCTGCTGGGTAAAGTTCCGGAAATCGGGAACGGCCGGATAAAGTTGCAAGGATTTGAATATTTTTGGTTGTTGGTTTAATTGGATGACAGATGCTGTCTCAAAAGTCTTAGAAAATGGAATTGCACGCATTTGATGCTGTTATTTTTGACCTCGACGGGGTGATCACGAAAACTGCCCTGGTACACAGTGCTGCCTGGAAAAAAATGTTCGACGGTTACCTCAGGGAGAGGGAAACGAAGTACGGTGAGCCTTTCAGGGAATTTACCCTCAAGGATGATTATCTTCCTTTTGTTGATGGAAAACCTAGGTATAAAGGCGTAGAATCATTCCTCGAATCAAGAGGGATCAGCATCCCTTATGGTAATCCTTCAGATGACACTAAAATGGAGACAGTCTGCGGGATTGGCAACAGGAAAAACATCGCTTTTAATGAAGCCTTGAAAACGGATGGCGTCCAGGTTTATGAATCAACCGTAGCCCTGATCCACCGGTTAAAAGAAGAAGGTATCCGCGTAGGTGTGGCTTCTTCCAGCAAGAACTGCAGGCAGGTACTTGAAACAGCCGGCCTGCTTGATCTTTTCGAAACCCGTGTCGATGGCGAAGTGAGCGCCGAATTAGGTTTAAAAGGTAAACCTCAACCTGATATTTTTACCGTGGCAGCTGATAATCTCGGTGTTACCTATGACCGTGCGGTAGTGGTCGAAGATGCCGTTTCAGGTGTGGAAGCAGGGCGAAAAGGTAATTTTGGGCTGGTCCTGGGCATCGCCCGCGAAGAAAACGAAAAGGAGCTGTATGCCAATGGCGCCGATATTGTTGTGAAAGATATGGCGGACTTCGGTTTTGAAAGCATCAGCCAATGGTTTAAACAAGGCTTTTTCTTCGATAATTGGTCGATTACCTATCACGATTATGTCCCTGGGAAGGAAAAAACCAGGGAGGCCCTGCTGACTGTCGGAAATGGTTATTTTGGGACACGTGGGGCAATGGCTGAAGCGGAAGTGGGGCAGTTTAATTATCCGGGGACCTACATGGCCGGGGTTTTTAACCGCCTTATCTCAAAAGTAGGCGGCCTTGATACTGAAAATGAAGATTTTGTCAATGTTATCAATTGGTTGCCAGTTTCATTCAGAATTAATGATGATGAATTTTTCGACATTAACAAGGCTGAAATCCTTGAAGTCAGACGGGTACTCCGGTTCAACAACGGCGTCCTTTATCGCAGGCTCGTGGTCAGGGATGAAAAAGGAAGGGAAACCCTGATCGGCACCCGTCGCATGGCCAGCATGGACAATCCTAACCTGGCCGCCCAGGAATATACCATCACACCCCTGAATTATTCCGGGAAGATTACAGTGAGGTCAGGGCTCCATGGCGACCATATCAATGCCGGGGTAGAAAGGTACGGCCAGCTTAATCAAAAACACATTGAACCTGTTTTGCTTGGTTCTGAAGAGAACATCCAATTCATCGTGGTTAAAACCACCCAATCGCACACAGTTATCGCTGCAGCAGCCCAGGTGACTGTTTTTGAAGGTAAAGACCGTGAATATGTTCACTTCCATAAGAGCCATACCGCGGGCAGATCACAGATTGAATTCACCCAACGGGTTCAGCAAGGTGAATTTCTGCGGGTACAGAAAATTGTCGCCCTTTACCATAATACCGGGCAACAAGAGGTTGACCCGCTGGAAAAAGCCCTCGAAATCTGTAAACAGTATAAAACCTTCGATGACGTCCTCGAAAAATCAGCATTAAGATGGGAAGAGATCTGGGATTGCATTGATATACGGATTGCCGGTGACCGCCTGGCCCAAAAACTGCTGCGTTTGCACCTCTACCACATGATGGTGACCACTTCCCCGCTGAATGCATCGATTGACGCGGGTATCCCTGCCAGGGGACTGCATGGGGAAGCCTACCGCGGGCATATCTTCTGGGATGAATTATTTATTCTCCCGTTCTACAATCTCCATTTTAAAGAAGTCGCGCGTTCAATTCTTATGTACCGCTATCGCAGGCTGGAAGAGGCACGTAAATATGCCCGCGAATACGGTCACCAGGGTGCTATGTTCCCCTGGCAAAGCGGCAGCAATGGCCGGGAAGAAACTCAGGTCATCCACCTTAATCCCAATTCAGGTGAATGGGGCGCCGATCATAGCTCTTTGCAACGGCATGTTTCACTGGCGATCGCCTATAACATCTGGCAGTATTACCATGTTACCGGCGATATGCAATTCATGGAAGAATATGGAGCGGAGCTTTTATTTGAGATTTGTTGCTTCTGGGCAAGTAAAAGTAAACTCAACCGGGTAACGGGAAGATACGAGATCATCAAGGTAATGGGCCCGGATGAATTTCATGAGAAATACCAGGATACGAACGAAGGTGGACTCAAAGACAACGCTTATACCAACCTGATGGTTGCCTGGATGTTTGAGAAAGCAGGCGAATTGCTTGCATCAATGGATGAGGAGAAGAAAGATGCGGTGCTGGAGCGGCTCCGGCTCACCAGCGGTGAAACGGAACGATGGAACGATATTGCTTCACGGATCAACCTGGTCATTTCCGGTGATGGCATCATCGCCCAGTATGATGGCTATTTCGACCTGAAAGAACTTGATTTTGAAGAATACCGGAGAAAATACAACAATATTTACCGGATGGACCGTATCCTGAAGGCAGAGGGTAAAATGCCTGATGAGTATAAAGTGGCCAAGCAGGCCGATACCCTCATGACATTTTACAACCTCAGCAAAGAAGAAGTCGACCGGATTCTGGACCGGTTGGATTACCGCCTTCCGGAGGATTACCTGATGAAGAACCTGAAGTATTACCTGGCCCGGACGTCGCATGGCTCCACCCTCAGCCGTGTCGTGCATGCCCAGCTGGCAAACCTGACGGGTGATCATCAATTGAGCTGGGAACTTTATTTCGATGCCCTGACCAGCGATTATAACGATATCCAGGGAGGCACAACCGCCGAAGGCATCCATGCGGGAGTCATGG belongs to Bacteroidales bacterium and includes:
- a CDS encoding alpha-amylase family glycosyl hydrolase, producing the protein MKDKYSDLFQVWEELYPEQPSDMLKVFTAEIDRFMTAKTLPPLEKEWYKDAVVYSLYVDLFNKDFVGLTARLDYLQSLGVNCLWLLPILESPMRDAGFDISDYRRIRKELAGLGENATDDQMRKLFGNFLKEAHSRGLRVIFDIATNHISEHHAWFKEARKSKDSPFRNFFIWSKDGKEYADARIIFYGIEESNWKKEGDEYYFHRFFDFQPDLNYRNPQVLIEMSRNLLFWMERGVDGFRADAIPYIWKEEGTACENLPKTHAIVRFFRTVIDLVRPNTLLLAEACQKPHEVVKYFGNGDECNAGYHFPLMPQIFKSVAMANRTPVVETLSLAVTPEIPAGAQWFTFLRCHDELSLELVYVTEEDRKYIHEHYCRKPEWDFRLGQGISARLAELMERDPARIGLIYSIMLSLPGTPVIYYGDEFGKFNDEAYYQEMKTTVGKDDTRFLVRGKIDWNSVKSALARPGSFESLVFIQVKTMLHARNAYPVFGRGKLSWVDLQKPDGRQAGEIMAYYRRFDNIDILVVQNLSADEISLKWDISFRKSLLGKVPEIGNGRIKLQGFEYFWLLV
- a CDS encoding beta-phosphoglucomutase family hydrolase is translated as MELHAFDAVIFDLDGVITKTALVHSAAWKKMFDGYLRERETKYGEPFREFTLKDDYLPFVDGKPRYKGVESFLESRGISIPYGNPSDDTKMETVCGIGNRKNIAFNEALKTDGVQVYESTVALIHRLKEEGIRVGVASSSKNCRQVLETAGLLDLFETRVDGEVSAELGLKGKPQPDIFTVAADNLGVTYDRAVVVEDAVSGVEAGRKGNFGLVLGIAREENEKELYANGADIVVKDMADFGFESISQWFKQGFFFDNWSITYHDYVPGKEKTREALLTVGNGYFGTRGAMAEAEVGQFNYPGTYMAGVFNRLISKVGGLDTENEDFVNVINWLPVSFRINDDEFFDINKAEILEVRRVLRFNNGVLYRRLVVRDEKGRETLIGTRRMASMDNPNLAAQEYTITPLNYSGKITVRSGLHGDHINAGVERYGQLNQKHIEPVLLGSEENIQFIVVKTTQSHTVIAAAAQVTVFEGKDREYVHFHKSHTAGRSQIEFTQRVQQGEFLRVQKIVALYHNTGQQEVDPLEKALEICKQYKTFDDVLEKSALRWEEIWDCIDIRIAGDRLAQKLLRLHLYHMMVTTSPLNASIDAGIPARGLHGEAYRGHIFWDELFILPFYNLHFKEVARSILMYRYRRLEEARKYAREYGHQGAMFPWQSGSNGREETQVIHLNPNSGEWGADHSSLQRHVSLAIAYNIWQYYHVTGDMQFMEEYGAELLFEICCFWASKSKLNRVTGRYEIIKVMGPDEFHEKYQDTNEGGLKDNAYTNLMVAWMFEKAGELLASMDEEKKDAVLERLRLTSGETERWNDIASRINLVISGDGIIAQYDGYFDLKELDFEEYRRKYNNIYRMDRILKAEGKMPDEYKVAKQADTLMTFYNLSKEEVDRILDRLDYRLPEDYLMKNLKYYLARTSHGSTLSRVVHAQLANLTGDHQLSWELYFDALTSDYNDIQGGTTAEGIHAGVMAGTVWVALASFAGLDLHGDFPRFNPNLPEHWRKISFSFNFRGDEYECEVTRETLRIRVDSDKADSLKIGIMDQVFDLESWEWMEFEI